Proteins co-encoded in one Leptospira levettii genomic window:
- the der gene encoding ribosome biogenesis GTPase Der, with protein sequence MKGLPVVTIVGRQNVGKSTLFNAILRAQSAITENTAGVTRDVLQKTVERSEFKIPFTLSDTPGLDIENIDEISKEIIEIAFEHLRNSDLILHVIDHKDLRKYDHKLIDLFKKDEILKSKNVLTLINKVDTEQDEYDLEPFYKLGLNELLPISALGRRNFDLLYQKINFFLPDKIKTQEDPYCKIAIIGKPNSGKSSLLNTFLGYKRAVVSDVPGTTRDSVSDQFYFQNHKLEIIDTAGIRRKSKTSESLEFYSYKRTLHSLGEADVVVLLVDAMKGLGEFDKKIFGEIQELGKPMIVAVNKWDLVPEKESNSWKHYKDRMEGKLSILKERPLLSLSAKEKLRTHKLLEEVVSLFEKSQKKLTTRQLNDWLSKWGGKNKVQKASNRPPKVYYATQVSQIPFKILFFVNDTKLFPSNILSFYRKSIVKEFGLDGLAVEIELRNRNEGKEGRE encoded by the coding sequence ATGAAGGGACTTCCCGTCGTTACCATTGTTGGTAGACAAAATGTGGGAAAATCCACATTATTTAATGCCATTCTCCGAGCACAAAGTGCCATCACAGAAAACACAGCGGGTGTAACCAGGGATGTTTTACAAAAGACTGTCGAACGTTCTGAGTTTAAAATTCCTTTTACGTTGTCTGATACACCAGGTCTTGACATTGAAAACATTGATGAAATCTCAAAAGAAATCATTGAGATTGCCTTTGAACACTTACGTAATTCTGATCTCATCCTACATGTGATCGATCACAAAGACTTACGGAAGTATGATCATAAACTCATTGATCTTTTCAAAAAAGATGAAATTCTTAAAAGTAAAAATGTACTAACACTTATCAACAAAGTGGATACAGAACAAGACGAATATGATCTGGAACCATTTTACAAACTGGGGTTAAACGAACTACTTCCGATCTCTGCCCTGGGTCGCAGGAATTTTGATTTACTCTACCAAAAGATTAATTTTTTCCTTCCAGATAAAATCAAAACCCAAGAGGATCCGTATTGCAAAATTGCCATCATCGGAAAACCAAACTCTGGTAAGTCGTCACTACTCAATACCTTCCTTGGTTATAAACGTGCAGTGGTGAGTGATGTCCCTGGCACAACAAGGGATTCTGTTTCCGATCAGTTTTACTTCCAAAACCATAAATTGGAAATCATCGATACGGCGGGGATCAGAAGGAAATCCAAAACAAGCGAAAGTTTGGAATTTTATTCTTACAAACGAACCTTACATAGTTTAGGGGAAGCTGACGTGGTTGTCCTCCTTGTCGATGCCATGAAAGGCCTTGGAGAATTTGACAAAAAGATCTTTGGGGAAATCCAAGAACTCGGTAAACCGATGATTGTCGCAGTGAACAAATGGGACTTGGTTCCTGAAAAAGAATCCAATTCCTGGAAACACTACAAAGACAGAATGGAAGGAAAACTTTCGATTCTAAAAGAACGCCCACTTCTTTCTCTTTCAGCAAAAGAAAAACTCCGTACCCACAAACTCTTAGAGGAAGTGGTTTCCCTCTTTGAAAAGTCCCAAAAAAAGCTCACAACCCGCCAATTAAATGACTGGTTAAGCAAGTGGGGGGGAAAAAATAAGGTACAGAAGGCATCAAACCGACCTCCGAAGGTGTATTACGCCACCCAGGTCTCGCAGATCCCTTTTAAAATATTGTTCTTCGTGAACGACACAAAACTCTTTCCCTCAAATATTTTGAGTTTCTACCGAAAGAGTATTGTAAAGGAATTTGGACTCGACGGCCTTGCGGTTGAGATCGAACTCCGGAACCGAAACGAAGGAAAGGAGGGCAGGGAATGA
- the plsY gene encoding glycerol-3-phosphate 1-O-acyltransferase PlsY: MILAAILFSYLFGGIPVGFILAKQVRGIDIREHGSRNIGATNVGRVIGWKYGFLALLLDALKGAIPVISASYIDSPYSLTTTEILLGSVAILGHTFTPFLHFRGGKGVATALGVYMTLVPIVTLCALLIFFIVYKISGFVSLGSIIGTLSMPFWYFGSSKVLPSSNYQPIIFFVLVATFFLITYSHRENIKRLISGKELRASQYAK, translated from the coding sequence ATGATTCTTGCCGCGATCCTATTCAGTTACCTTTTTGGTGGCATTCCGGTGGGGTTTATCCTTGCCAAACAAGTGCGAGGGATTGACATCCGTGAGCACGGGAGTCGTAATATCGGCGCCACAAATGTCGGCCGAGTGATTGGTTGGAAGTATGGATTTTTAGCTCTGCTTCTTGATGCACTAAAAGGTGCCATCCCTGTCATTTCAGCCTCCTACATTGATTCCCCTTACTCCCTCACAACAACCGAAATCCTTCTTGGATCTGTCGCCATCCTTGGCCATACGTTCACACCCTTTCTCCACTTTCGAGGTGGCAAAGGTGTCGCAACAGCCCTTGGTGTGTACATGACCCTTGTCCCCATTGTAACACTCTGTGCTCTTCTGATCTTTTTTATCGTTTATAAAATCTCTGGATTTGTTTCCCTTGGGTCTATCATCGGAACTCTTTCCATGCCCTTTTGGTATTTTGGTTCTTCTAAAGTATTACCTAGTTCCAACTACCAACCAATCATCTTTTTTGTGTTAGTGGCTACTTTTTTTCTCATCACCTATTCCCATCGGGAAAATATCAAACGTCTCATTTCAGGTAAGGAACTGAGAGCTTCCCAATATGCAAAATGA
- a CDS encoding motility associated factor glycosyltransferase family protein, giving the protein MSQMIDPISSEIFERKPYLQNYFKNFVSDHKWELASAKKEGEYYVSLDGNPLSSSFSPLTQAIRLLETYSLKATDIVILFGLGNPHLLTNVNEKLNPGQIVIFVGEEETLVPILWDTFLKPILQVPGRHLFSGELFYPLFFNYLESLPIERVSGLKIIRNPTDTNRNPIYKELEDKTQTVFSAKMSDLLTKFEFERLWIKNSVYNLVHAENSPPIKFPISFLRDKFKGLTAVLVSAGPSLRKNLSWLQEVRDKVFILSCDTSLKVLIKAGIKADGVVTLDAQTNSFFHFMGESLREIPLFADLVSSPTLLREPMFQTVFHSVTAKYQVDAEGSLVREVTAGGELAEHVFQDVGDIQSGGSVATTAFDMLRFMGFGSVYFLGQDLAYSGREIHSTGTHHNEKWLTLVSRKNSLERINEVIIRKRETRFVPSCSGNEVLTDYVLDLYRHWFEESATSVKEMSLWNVNEDGAEIVGIPSLSPKAAKDKLTSVPNHHYPWRDHPIWSGILAKDKVFAGRYEGKGLTKGFDTKKTKQNRNDRETITTQGTIPKSGEGLFQKIKTDLTFIESKLNVFEMETSDTSFQDSEIWIWMQSESYLRRLIRKTEIYLLRHKDLDLKRKNQILIQSIRKEIRYLKRSLYPMMDSFPEKG; this is encoded by the coding sequence ATGTCCCAAATGATCGATCCGATTTCCAGTGAAATTTTTGAACGGAAGCCCTACTTACAAAATTATTTCAAAAACTTTGTGTCCGATCACAAGTGGGAATTGGCTTCGGCAAAGAAGGAAGGAGAATATTATGTCTCATTAGATGGGAACCCACTCTCTTCTTCCTTCTCCCCCCTAACCCAAGCAATACGGCTACTCGAAACCTATTCTTTAAAAGCGACTGATATAGTCATACTATTTGGACTCGGGAACCCACACCTTTTAACGAACGTTAATGAGAAACTAAACCCGGGACAAATTGTAATTTTTGTGGGAGAAGAGGAAACTCTTGTTCCAATCTTATGGGATACTTTCTTAAAACCAATTTTACAAGTGCCAGGAAGGCATTTGTTTTCGGGAGAACTCTTTTATCCTTTATTTTTTAATTACTTAGAATCCCTTCCCATTGAACGAGTGAGTGGACTGAAGATCATTCGCAACCCCACAGACACAAATCGAAATCCCATTTACAAAGAATTAGAAGACAAAACACAAACTGTTTTTTCTGCCAAGATGAGCGACCTACTCACCAAGTTTGAGTTTGAACGGTTATGGATCAAAAACAGTGTTTATAATTTAGTTCATGCAGAAAACTCCCCTCCAATCAAATTTCCAATTTCGTTTTTACGAGATAAATTCAAAGGCCTCACCGCTGTACTGGTGTCAGCTGGTCCAAGCTTACGAAAGAACCTTTCTTGGTTACAGGAAGTAAGAGACAAAGTTTTCATTCTATCTTGTGATACTTCATTGAAAGTACTCATCAAAGCAGGAATCAAAGCAGACGGTGTTGTCACACTCGATGCCCAAACCAATTCCTTTTTTCATTTTATGGGTGAGTCACTGAGAGAGATCCCACTGTTTGCCGACCTTGTGAGCTCCCCCACACTACTCCGCGAACCAATGTTCCAAACTGTTTTCCATTCTGTGACTGCAAAATACCAAGTGGATGCGGAAGGATCCCTTGTCAGAGAAGTGACAGCAGGTGGGGAACTTGCGGAACATGTATTCCAAGATGTAGGTGATATCCAATCAGGCGGGTCTGTGGCAACCACCGCCTTTGACATGTTACGGTTTATGGGATTTGGAAGTGTTTATTTTCTAGGTCAGGACCTTGCGTATTCTGGACGTGAAATTCATTCCACAGGTACCCATCATAACGAAAAATGGTTAACCTTAGTCAGTCGAAAAAACAGTCTCGAACGCATCAATGAAGTCATCATCAGAAAACGCGAAACTCGTTTTGTTCCCTCTTGTAGCGGTAACGAGGTGTTAACGGATTATGTTCTCGATTTATACCGTCACTGGTTTGAGGAGTCAGCGACTAGTGTGAAAGAGATGTCACTCTGGAATGTGAATGAAGATGGTGCAGAGATTGTAGGCATTCCATCACTTTCTCCTAAGGCCGCCAAAGACAAGTTAACTTCTGTTCCCAATCATCATTACCCTTGGAGAGACCATCCAATTTGGTCGGGAATACTAGCGAAAGACAAAGTTTTTGCTGGCAGATATGAAGGAAAAGGCCTCACGAAAGGATTTGATACCAAAAAAACCAAACAAAATCGTAACGACCGAGAGACAATCACCACACAAGGCACCATTCCCAAAAGTGGAGAAGGACTTTTCCAGAAGATCAAAACTGACCTAACCTTTATCGAATCCAAACTAAATGTTTTTGAGATGGAAACTTCGGATACCTCCTTCCAAGATTCTGAAATTTGGATTTGGATGCAAAGTGAATCCTATTTACGGAGGCTCATCCGAAAAACAGAAATTTATTTATTACGCCATAAAGATTTGGATTTAAAACGAAAAAACCAGATCCTCATCCAGTCCATCCGTAAAGAGATCCGGTATTTGAAACGAAGTCTTTATCCGATGATGGATTCGTTTCCAGAAAAAGGATGA
- a CDS encoding chromosome segregation SMC family protein, with protein MHLKSLNIVGFKTFADETEINFDPGFTAVVGPNGSGKSNIVDSVKWVFGEKSAKGLRGEKMDDVIFHGTESRRAAGFSEVSILFDNDDRFFNIDYPSVKITRRLYPDGENEYYLNDIRTTRKDIEKTLLDTGIGKSSYSILEQGRVDQILNSKPEERRAIFEEAAGVSRFKLDRKEATKKLEDTNQNLLRIHDIMSSMQKDLEVKEKQSEKAEQYFKLKSDLDESDKNLRYLKLRDFKRRMKKSDEELQEIREKNKSILSLIQNETNLISEKETIKEAKEREIAEIDKKLFDHLSKSQIQKEKIAKNKTFIQEYELRIGEILSSLELENQATIKLEVEKKAIELENERQREIQATLQEEITELESKRVSLELSIKEEEKAIEEKEIRIGENEKRHIILREKQKTVILELIQELENKKRESKEGEEIRNQNKLELVSLTSEFQIKLQSALQELEGSKLTEAKEVLKEIRLDLYSEKLTDFLKKEDDFRNLLFDKDGILSKKESIDQEIEDLILENENLTRGIRDNQSNIILFRNQWEETRTQIVELEKKLLESNSRLENQQKEISVLEERIGEIQFRITSAKEQESVIREKKESLEKEVEFLEKEIEEAYQEFLSMSRILESEKETLQTLVEEISGIKSNISKNQEVFQNLLPLLSEKERTSSALKVQIDSLVEELYNDYSLTDSELEAERGGLELEQKAEERRLRSAKSEIQLLGSINPLAIEEYRNIKEIFEHNLKQKQDIESSKKDIEEVLKRINEESEKLFQLTFERIKENFQETFSTLFNGGRATLELTEKEDSLNSGVEIMAEPPGKHVQNLRLLSGGEKSLTAIALLFAIYMVKPSPFCFLDEIDAALDEANKLRFCQILDRFKDKTQFIVVSHAQSTISRANAIFGVTNEEPGISKILSLRLDEAKSFSKQISQKTGTEN; from the coding sequence ATGCATTTAAAAAGCCTAAACATTGTTGGATTCAAAACTTTTGCAGATGAGACCGAGATCAATTTTGATCCAGGGTTTACCGCAGTCGTCGGACCTAATGGTTCGGGAAAATCAAATATTGTCGATTCCGTAAAATGGGTTTTTGGTGAAAAAAGTGCCAAAGGACTCCGCGGCGAAAAAATGGACGATGTTATTTTTCACGGAACAGAGAGTAGGCGAGCCGCTGGCTTTTCCGAAGTGTCCATCTTATTTGATAATGATGACCGCTTTTTTAATATCGATTACCCTTCCGTCAAAATCACTCGTAGGCTTTACCCTGATGGTGAAAATGAATACTACTTAAATGATATCCGTACCACAAGAAAGGACATCGAAAAAACCTTACTCGATACAGGGATTGGTAAATCCAGTTATAGCATTCTAGAACAAGGTCGAGTGGACCAAATCCTCAATTCCAAACCGGAAGAAAGACGTGCTATCTTTGAAGAAGCTGCTGGTGTGAGTCGTTTTAAATTAGACCGTAAAGAAGCGACTAAAAAATTAGAAGACACAAACCAAAACCTACTTCGTATCCACGACATTATGAGTTCCATGCAAAAGGATTTGGAAGTTAAAGAAAAACAATCCGAAAAAGCAGAACAATACTTCAAACTCAAATCTGATTTAGATGAATCCGATAAAAACTTACGTTACCTCAAACTGAGAGACTTCAAACGTAGGATGAAAAAATCGGATGAGGAACTACAAGAAATCCGGGAAAAAAACAAATCGATTTTATCCCTCATCCAGAATGAAACCAATTTGATTTCCGAAAAGGAAACGATCAAGGAAGCAAAAGAAAGAGAGATTGCAGAGATTGATAAAAAATTATTCGATCATCTTTCTAAAAGCCAAATCCAAAAAGAAAAAATCGCAAAAAACAAAACCTTCATCCAAGAATATGAATTACGCATTGGTGAAATCTTATCTTCCTTAGAATTGGAAAACCAAGCCACAATCAAATTGGAAGTGGAAAAAAAGGCAATTGAACTCGAAAACGAACGCCAAAGGGAAATCCAAGCAACTCTCCAAGAAGAAATTACAGAATTAGAATCCAAACGTGTTTCTTTAGAACTTTCCATCAAAGAAGAAGAAAAAGCAATCGAAGAGAAGGAAATTCGCATTGGGGAAAATGAAAAACGACATATCATCCTTCGCGAAAAACAAAAGACAGTCATCCTCGAACTCATCCAAGAGTTAGAAAACAAAAAAAGAGAATCCAAAGAAGGTGAAGAGATTCGAAACCAAAACAAGTTGGAACTAGTCTCTCTTACCAGTGAATTCCAAATCAAATTACAATCGGCACTCCAAGAGTTAGAAGGTTCTAAACTTACGGAAGCAAAAGAAGTTTTAAAAGAAATTCGTTTGGATCTGTATTCTGAAAAACTCACTGATTTCCTCAAAAAAGAAGATGATTTTAGAAACCTTCTGTTTGATAAAGATGGAATCTTATCCAAAAAAGAATCCATCGACCAAGAGATCGAAGATTTAATATTAGAAAACGAAAACCTAACGCGTGGTATTCGAGATAACCAGAGTAATATCATTCTTTTTAGAAACCAATGGGAAGAAACTAGAACTCAAATTGTAGAGTTAGAGAAAAAACTACTCGAATCGAATTCAAGGTTGGAAAACCAACAAAAGGAAATTTCAGTCCTTGAGGAAAGGATAGGTGAAATCCAATTCCGAATCACCAGTGCCAAAGAACAAGAGTCGGTGATCCGAGAGAAAAAGGAAAGTCTTGAAAAGGAAGTTGAGTTCTTAGAAAAGGAAATTGAAGAAGCTTACCAGGAATTCCTTTCGATGAGTCGTATTTTGGAATCAGAAAAGGAAACCTTACAAACTTTAGTGGAAGAAATTTCTGGGATCAAATCGAATATTTCCAAAAACCAAGAAGTATTCCAAAATTTACTTCCACTTCTTTCTGAAAAAGAGCGAACAAGTTCTGCACTAAAAGTACAAATTGATTCCCTAGTGGAAGAGTTGTACAACGATTATTCCTTAACCGATTCAGAGTTAGAAGCTGAAAGGGGAGGTCTAGAGTTGGAACAAAAAGCAGAAGAAAGACGCCTACGTTCTGCCAAATCAGAAATCCAACTACTTGGTTCCATCAACCCACTTGCCATTGAAGAGTATCGCAATATCAAAGAAATTTTCGAACACAATTTAAAACAAAAACAAGACATTGAAAGTTCGAAAAAAGATATCGAAGAAGTTTTAAAACGGATCAATGAAGAGTCAGAAAAACTCTTCCAATTGACCTTTGAAAGGATCAAGGAAAACTTCCAAGAAACATTCTCCACATTGTTTAATGGGGGACGAGCTACTTTAGAACTTACAGAAAAAGAAGACTCTTTGAATTCTGGGGTTGAAATTATGGCAGAACCTCCGGGCAAACATGTTCAAAACTTACGTTTGTTATCTGGTGGTGAAAAATCACTCACGGCGATTGCACTTCTTTTTGCAATTTACATGGTGAAACCAAGTCCATTCTGCTTTTTAGATGAGATTGATGCAGCACTTGATGAAGCAAACAAACTTCGTTTTTGCCAAATCCTTGACCGTTTCAAAGACAAAACTCAATTCATTGTTGTCTCTCACGCACAATCCACGATCTCAAGGGCCAATGCAATATTTGGAGTCACCAATGAAGAACCAGGGATTTCAAAGATCCTTTCGTTACGACTCGATGAAGCAAAATCCTTTTCGAAACAAATTTCCCAAAAGACAGGAACAGAAAATTAA